One window of Thermosipho affectus genomic DNA carries:
- a CDS encoding MBL fold metallo-hydrolase — protein MKIWILMNDKAKSGFYSEHGFSVLTEVNGKKILFDTGQSDLFLKNVEKLDLNLLDLDAVVISHGHYDHGNGLEFLLKKIGPKKIYVGDGFFNLRYSGEKYAGIKHNRIFYERIGGNFEIVQNDLEIFKGVKIITAAPLKTSKYSEKKFKIGSKKEQDLFDDELYLFIESSDGAIVLTGCSHRGIVNIIFHLSKKGKIKTVIGGFHLLNKTNEELLQISNLLNDFQIDVLYPCHCTGDIAIDIFKKNLKTKICECLAGSVFEF, from the coding sequence ATGAAGATTTGGATTTTAATGAATGATAAAGCAAAAAGCGGGTTTTATTCTGAACATGGTTTTAGTGTATTAACTGAGGTTAATGGGAAGAAAATTCTTTTTGATACAGGACAAAGCGATCTTTTTCTAAAAAATGTAGAAAAATTGGATTTAAATCTTTTGGATTTAGATGCAGTTGTCATAAGTCATGGACATTATGATCACGGAAATGGATTGGAATTTTTATTAAAAAAAATTGGGCCTAAAAAAATTTATGTAGGAGATGGATTTTTTAACCTTAGGTATAGTGGAGAAAAGTATGCTGGTATTAAACATAATAGAATTTTCTACGAGAGAATTGGTGGAAATTTTGAGATTGTTCAAAATGATTTGGAAATATTTAAAGGTGTTAAGATTATTACAGCTGCACCTTTGAAAACTTCCAAATATTCAGAGAAAAAATTTAAAATTGGTTCTAAAAAAGAACAGGATTTGTTTGATGATGAGTTATATCTTTTTATTGAATCATCAGATGGTGCTATTGTACTTACAGGTTGTTCTCACAGGGGAATAGTAAATATAATTTTTCATTTATCAAAAAAAGGTAAGATTAAGACGGTTATCGGAGGATTTCATCTTTTAAATAAGACAAATGAGGAACTTTTACAAATTTCAAATCTTTTAAATGATTTTCAAATTGATGTGCTTTATCCTTGTCATTGTACGGGAGATATTGCAATTGACATTTTTAAAAAGAACCTAAAAACAAAAATTTGTGAATGTCTTGCAGGAAGTGTATTTGAGTTTTAG